A single Paenibacillus kribbensis DNA region contains:
- a CDS encoding GntR family transcriptional regulator, whose product MNKYERIAQEVKQRIMNKTYSGDDPIPDEISLASEFQVSRMTIKRALDTLVMEGLLNRKRGHGTFIVKSVHNGPVNVVVNEMLGLTNVLRGKEIKNKIVAFDVQFPSAEVAAHLFIDANSPVYHVIRLRVVEGEPYVIERTYMPTKLISGITEQVLYGSVYQHIKEELGLNIVGSHRTIRASKSTELDREHLDCAADDPILEIEQVGYLDTGIPFEYSFSRHRYDKFVFTTVNRMR is encoded by the coding sequence ATGAACAAATACGAGCGGATTGCACAAGAGGTCAAACAGCGTATTATGAATAAGACCTATAGCGGTGATGATCCGATTCCCGATGAGATTTCACTGGCAAGTGAGTTTCAGGTAAGTCGGATGACGATTAAGAGGGCATTGGATACGTTGGTGATGGAAGGGCTGCTGAATCGTAAAAGAGGACATGGCACCTTTATCGTCAAATCGGTTCATAATGGTCCTGTTAACGTCGTGGTCAATGAAATGCTGGGGTTAACCAACGTACTGCGCGGGAAAGAAATCAAAAATAAGATTGTCGCCTTTGACGTTCAATTTCCATCCGCGGAAGTAGCGGCTCATCTATTTATTGATGCCAATTCTCCTGTATATCATGTGATCCGTCTGCGTGTTGTGGAGGGTGAGCCGTATGTTATCGAGCGCACGTACATGCCTACGAAGCTGATCAGCGGTATTACCGAGCAGGTGCTGTACGGCTCGGTGTATCAACATATTAAGGAGGAGTTGGGCCTTAATATTGTCGGTTCACATCGTACAATCCGCGCATCCAAGTCGACTGAGCTGGATCGGGAGCATTTGGACTGTGCAGCGGATGATCCAATCTTGGAAATTGAACAGGTGGGTTATTTGGATACGGGGATACCATTTGAGTACTCATTCTCGCGGCATCGGTACGACAAATTTGTGTTTACCACAGTGAACCGGATGCGTTGA
- a CDS encoding family 43 glycosylhydrolase has translation MKWINSSKWLGAWICILLAVAGTGLQPDAAHANTTGVTHATYGTEAIQALNGLDATHAKLSLNATASTAITNGTDWKDTAGNPIQANSGNILKVGSTYYWYGEHAENWKFEKVNVYTSTDLKNWSFRSTILTKNSAPELNSSKIERPKVIYNKTTGKYVLWAHYENGTDYSLGRVAVATSDTPDGNFVYQGSFRPLNYESRDMTVFTDTDGSGYLITASRKNGGANDTMAIFKLTADYTGVQSFVGWIFENGYREAPAVVKKNNTYYLFTSQASGWYPNQGAYATASSMTGSWSALSPFGDPAAYGSQIHSIATITGSAGTSYIYMGDRWNPLNLSDHKFIWLPLTLNDSNKTATLNWYSSWDLDAATGSVILPSLVNHAQGKTATASSAASASPASLANDGNAQTSWKAASASWPAWWQVDLGSTKTISEVDISWFMYKGSEAYYKYKIEYSTDGIHYSTIDRTTNTAYGFTSDKVNFQARYVRINLVNAVLFNNPNNWYTPTVHEVRLLGN, from the coding sequence TGCAACCTATGGGACCGAGGCGATTCAGGCACTGAATGGTTTGGACGCTACCCATGCAAAATTATCCCTGAACGCAACAGCAAGCACAGCCATTACCAACGGAACGGATTGGAAAGACACTGCTGGCAACCCGATACAGGCGAACAGCGGCAATATTCTAAAAGTAGGTTCCACTTATTATTGGTACGGCGAGCATGCCGAGAACTGGAAATTTGAAAAAGTGAACGTATATACCTCAACCGATCTGAAAAATTGGTCCTTCCGCAGCACCATTCTCACCAAAAATTCCGCCCCTGAGTTAAATTCCAGCAAAATCGAACGACCCAAGGTTATTTACAACAAAACCACCGGAAAATATGTACTATGGGCGCATTATGAAAATGGTACAGACTATTCGCTCGGTCGTGTAGCTGTTGCTACCAGCGATACACCCGACGGGAATTTTGTCTACCAAGGCAGCTTCCGTCCGCTGAATTACGAGTCCCGTGATATGACAGTGTTCACGGATACCGACGGTAGCGGCTACCTCATTACAGCTTCCCGTAAAAATGGCGGTGCCAACGATACGATGGCAATCTTCAAGCTGACAGCCGACTATACGGGAGTACAGTCATTTGTTGGCTGGATCTTCGAGAATGGCTACCGCGAAGCCCCTGCTGTTGTGAAAAAAAACAACACCTACTACCTGTTCACCTCGCAGGCATCCGGCTGGTATCCGAATCAGGGAGCCTACGCCACCGCCAGCTCCATGACTGGAAGCTGGTCTGCGCTGTCGCCCTTCGGTGACCCGGCAGCTTATGGCTCGCAAATTCACTCCATCGCCACGATTACAGGCAGCGCAGGAACCAGCTACATCTATATGGGCGACCGATGGAATCCACTCAACCTGAGCGACCACAAATTCATCTGGTTGCCGCTGACGCTGAATGACTCCAATAAAACAGCAACCCTGAACTGGTACAGTAGTTGGGATCTGGATGCGGCAACAGGCTCGGTCATCTTGCCGTCCCTTGTGAATCACGCGCAAGGCAAAACCGCAACTGCCAGCTCTGCTGCATCCGCTTCTCCGGCTTCACTGGCGAACGACGGCAACGCCCAAACCTCGTGGAAGGCTGCATCTGCATCCTGGCCTGCTTGGTGGCAGGTCGATTTGGGCAGTACCAAGACCATCAGCGAAGTGGATATTTCATGGTTTATGTACAAAGGCTCTGAAGCGTATTACAAATATAAAATTGAATACAGCACGGATGGAATTCATTATTCCACCATTGACCGCACGACCAATACTGCGTATGGCTTTACCAGTGACAAAGTCAATTTCCAAGCCCGCTACGTGCGAATCAATCTCGTAAATGCGGTATTATTTAATAATCCAAACAACTGGTATACCCCAACGGTGCATGAAGTCAGACTGCTGGGCAACTAA